The genomic DNA ctaatgcactctcccgggaaagtttcccaaagttaactggttaacaattgtttttggaatgaaacatattggtagtttttatacaatcagtagtatgtctaaaggtacatgtgtcttattaactctgttttctcctaaaactccaggaagaaatcacagccagtgtgaaaccaaacatccaacactatctgtgatttggggggcgtgtcataactataaagggaagggtaatagctgtcctgtgtacagtactataaatccctcctggccagagactccaaaatccttttccctgtaaagggttaagaagctcaggtaacctggctggcatctgacctaaaggaccaataaggggacaagatactttcaaatcttgggggggggaaggcttttgtttgtgttctttgtttgggagtgtgttcgttctcggggactgagagggaccagacatcaatccaggttctccacatctttctaagcaagtctctcctatttcaaacttgtaagtaaatagccaggcaaggcgtgttagttttcctttgttttctcaacttgtaaatgtaccttttactagagtgtttctctttgtttgctgtactttgaacctgagactagaggggagtcctctgagctctttaagtttaattaccctgtaaggttgatttccatactgattttacagaaataatttttacctttttctttaattaaaaaccttctttttaagaacctgattaattttttccttgttttagatccaaaggggttttggatcttgattcaccaggagttggtgggaggaaggaggggaatggttaatttccccttgttttaaatccaaggggttggatttgttttcaccagggatttggtgaaggtttttcaaggtttcccagggagggaatccattgaaaatggtggcagccgaaccagagctaagctggtaattaagcttagaagtttttatgcaggcccctacatttgtaccctaaagttcaaagtggggatctcagtcctaacAGGTCATTACTCAGTTTATTGCATGCACTGGAACTGGTGGCGGCATTACCTTCATGTAAGTTCTTAACCGAGGAGTCCGAAGTATTTGAATTACTATCAGCACATTCATTATAATTCAGTTTGTCTGCGCCTTTTCTTATCTTAACAACAAACtgatccatattttaaaattaaaagggggTATCATACGATTGAATTAAAACGTAAAGCAACGGGCTTCTTATGCTATTTCAGTAGAGTACACACGACAAAGATTACAAACACTGTAGACACTGCGTTGGGCATGCCTGATGCTGCCGCTTATATAGGTCAAAGTATTTTCTAGAATAGTagttggaaggggaggggaggggaggaccacTGGACCAATGGTAATATGACACCGCAGTAGTGGGGATGCATGCTGTGAGCGAATGTGGGCTTTCTATACATTTCTACAACAATATTACGCAATTCAGCACTTATTGAATAATACAACAATACATAATTTAAAACTAAAAGAGTGTATCATGTgattaaattaaaacacaaagACACTATTTTTTGagactttttgggccgagggccacattggggtggggaaattgtatgcagggccggggcagggggttggggtgcgggagggagtgtggggtgtgggagagggtgtggtGTGCGGGAATGGGCTCagagcaagggattggggcagaggaggggtgtggggtgtatgagggggctcagggaagggggttggggtgcaggaggggtgtgaagtgcaggcaggggcttagggcaagaggttggggtgcagaaggggtgctgggtgtggcatggggctcagggcacagagttggggtgcagggtgcagcagggggctcagggcagagggttggggtgtggggtgcaggcagggggcttaggacagggagttgggatgcaggaggggtgtggagtgcaggtagggggcttagggcagggagttggggtgcaggaggggtacgaggtgcagacagggggctcagggcaggggtcgcagtgcaggaggagtgcgaggtgcagacagggggctcagggtcaggagttggggggcagggtgcaggaggggtttgcgctccagcccagcgctgcttacctaaagtggcttggggtggcagcggtgcatccctggctgcctgccctggctccacgccaTGCCACTCATCATGTCCCTGTGcagcccatgggggagggggaggcacagggctccatgcactgcccttgccACACCTCCAgttacctcccctgaagctcccattggccgtggttccctgttcctggccaatgggagctgcagggggcagtgcctggagcaacgcatggagccctctgctccgccccctccacgGGGACCCCAGGGACGTGGTGATGGCCACTTCTGAGAGCGGCGTGGGGCCTGCAGCACCACAGGGGGCAAGTCCCACAGGcccgatccaaagccctgaggggccggatgcgggacgtagtttgcccaccccttctttagggtgtgcctgggcacaccctgcACACCCCATGCGCACACCTATGAGGAGTCATAATATCAGAGTTTCAGCTACCTAAAATATTCACCTCTTTATCAAAACACATTTCTTTGGTCCAAAATTCTCTGGAAAGCCCATTTCACTTCATTGTTCCTCAGGCTATAGATAATGGGATTTAACATGGGTGTGAAGACTGTGTAGGAAAGAGAGAGCAGCTTCTTGGTATTTGTGGAGTAGATAGATTTGGGTCGGAGGTAGGTCAAACTGGCGGTGTCGTAGAATAGAGTCACCACAATGaagtgagaggagcaggtggaaaagatTTTGGGCCTGCCTATGGCTGTTGGCATTTTTAGGATAGTGGAGATGATATGGACATAGGAAAAGAGGACAATCAGAAAGGGTGGAGAGGTAAGTATAGTGGAGGCAAttaatgcatacatacaaaaaGGTAGGAATCTGCACAGATGAACTCTAGAACTGATGGGTGCATCACAGAAGAAGCGGTTCAATTAATTGGACCTGCAAAATGGGAAACTAAACAACCATGTTGTTTGCAGGAATCTCTGAGGTCCAAGAAGTCACTGCCAGGTTTTTACAAAATTTCTTGTTCATGATGGTGGTGTAATGCAGTGGGTCACATATAGCCACATAGCCATGGCGGACAGGAGGAAGAACTCTGTGAtgccaaagaagaagaagaaatacatATGTGTCATGTCACCAGAGAAGTGGATGTCTTTATTCTTAGAGAGGAGGTTCATCAGCATCTTTGGTACAGTGACTAAATTGAATAAGATGTCCACAAAGGACAAGTTCtggaggaagaaatacatggggcaGTGAAGGGCAGGGTCCACTAGGGTAATAAGGATGATGAGAATGTTTGCCATCAGTGTTAGCAGATAAATAACCAGAAATGCCACAAAAAAGCAGAAGCTGGATCTGGGGCAGATCGGAGAACCCCAGGAGAATGAACTCAGTGACCACGGTCtcatgacattttttttaaaaagcatttataaTCTGGAGTCATGGTAAAGTAAGATCTAGGAATAAATTCAGCCCTGTGTTTTTTCTTGAACAACATCAGAGCTTCTGTATATATGTAACTGAGAGCATAGCCTGGGTCTTCTTGAATTCGATctgctggggaggtggggttTGCTGCCTCCAGGATTCTAGTACAAGGATAGATTTTTTCAATTCCTCTTCAGAAATGTTTTTCTCCAGTTCCTGGTTCAAGTTAGACAACAGTTGGTATGGCTAAGACTTGGCAAAGATCCACAGTGTCTCAAAACATCATCAAAATGCAGTGTGATGCTCGTTCCCTTTTACACCTCATCAGGGTAATGATGGAAGAAAGGAGCAGATACCACCCAGAAGTATGTGTTCTGCATGagagaaacaaacacagaaatggTGGGGGGGGAACTGTAGCTTTCATATGATTCCCACCAGCAAACTTAATTCTGTTGATGTTGCTTAAATGTGTACCACACATCTTTGTATCCCTGCCGCACTTGCTCCACTTAAATGGAAAAGAGTCTACAACTGCTGACTGGCAGAGGCACATGTAGAAATTAAATACTCttctttatttgttttcaaaaattaCAACATGCTACTAGGTTGACAAGTCAGGATTGCCGATGTCAGGCcctagaaagaaaaaacaaacaacatccctccctgccccccccccagaaaaccAGGATGGTGAAAAAACtcaaaaaataatgaatgatacAGCCATAGAGCAATAGAGTTCATGGCCTGAAGGGCCCACTGGATCATCTAGTGAGAACTCCTCTCTATCACAGGCCTGCAACACCAGCCATCACCTGCCCACTTAACCCAACAATGACTggagtctgaaaaaaaaaacataaaatacaaagaaaacagtgaaacaaaaaagaaaaagggggaaagaggTTCAGTGTTACAGCACACACAGAAACAtgcacacccccacaccgcccattccccacccacacCAACGCACACCCACATACTCAGCGGGAAGACAAGAGCCTTATGAAGAACatgaaacacacaaaaataaagagaatGACAATGAAGACCAAGGACTAATCATAATGAAGAGCagtaaaaatgaaaacatgaaataaaacacaaaatagacaatttccaccccatcaaatgaataatttaaaaaaaaattaaaagagccCAGCTGATGGAACAAGTCTCattgtctcattgcttccttgtactcccccttttgtctgtctccatctgttgtctcttgtcttatattgtAAGatcttttttgttctgagtttgtacaatACCTATCACAATGGGGTCATGGTCATGGGCTAGGGCCTCTACCTATTATGGTGATACAAAgaaataacaataacaacaagTGAGGCGGGATGTGGGAGTTGTTATAGGTTCGACATGCAGCCAACATAATCCCTTAACAAGAAAGAAATGACCAGTTCAGGGTAAATTTGCTACCCTAACTTAACAGCTACACAAAGAGCTGTGCAGGACCTGAAATTTCTGTTTTGAAATTCTTGTGAGGTGGACAGACTGGTGGGAAACCAGAGAAGCAGATTCAGAGCAAGCCTGCCTTATTACCATTGAAACCTTAGAAAGAATCAATATATTCCTGTAGAACAATCTGATTCTGTCAAATCAgcatttcctgatggaaaatGGTTCAGGGCAGGAAAGAGCTATAATGAATTTTAAACAGGAGGGAATAACTCAGGGCCCCTGACTCCCATCCAGGACACTCTCCACTGGTCCAGATAAACCATCAGACACAGCAGTGtgtcacccaactcccattgaaagtcaatgagacctTGTTGCCTGACTCCATCCGGTGCCTGTGAAAATCTCTGTCTAAATGTACAAGGAGCCTAATTCTTAGCTGTGTAGCTCAGGGCAGCTCCACTTATTTTCAGTTCCCATCAGCTGGAGATTGAGATCACATTCTGCCATtttcagagggggagggggataaaCATTCCTGTCCACCTAAAAGTTGTCATGCTTACTGTTAGGCaatgggtttaaaacaaacaaagggaagtattttttcacacaatgcacagtcaacctgtggaaccccttgctagaggatgttgtgaaggccaagactataataaggttcaaaaaagaactagataagttcatggaggataggtgcatcaatggctattggccaggatggacaggtatggtgtccctagcctctgtttgccagaagctgggaatgggcaacaggggatagattacttgatgattacctattctgttcattccctctggggcacctggcattgaccactgtcggaagacagaatactgggctagatggatctttggtctgacccagtatggccactctaaTGTTCTTATCTTCGTCTGGAGGACAGTTTGGGGAAACAGCTGGAGAATAGTCAGATAAAGCAATTTAGAGTTAAAATAAATTtatgtaatctttttttttaacttgtttaaAAGTCCTCACTTTCATTCTCATCTAGACATGTGTCACAACAGATTTGGTCTATACACACTATTTTTGTACACATTGTTCTGCACTGACCAACCAATGGGATCTGGGCACATAAACCCATCAGGATCCTTTCAGAATTCCAGCCATCCACTTTACTACAGTAGCCCCATAGAATGAAATGTGACCACTCATGCTACCAAatgagtggcaaaatttgcaggatCAATCGCTAAAGAATTTCTGCTCTCAGATATAGTTCTTCAGTGTCAGAGGCTTAAAGCCTTATCTTTCAAAGTTGGAGTTTAtggcactcaaaaaaaaaaaattaatccttgATGGGAAAAATCATTCATTTGAACGAGAATTACTCATTGGATTAGGCCCAGACATGTATGATCATTGCAGACATGAATtattatgattaataataataattcaagtAAAGAAGAAGATAAAGGCTTAGAAGGaatgtgcagtggcagggaaGCCAAAAGAAGAGATAGAGCAGCGAGCAAAGTGTCTATATTGCTCAGGGCAGCTGGCACATCAGGAAGGATGAGAGTAAAGGAAGCATCAAATGTATTTAGCTATAAAGAGATTATTAGAGTCTTCAGTGAGAAGAAACCGGGttcaaactggagaaagtcaGTTAAAGGTAAGGGAATAAAAGAGCTGTTATTCCTGTTTCAATAGAGCACAACAGCTGGGGAGTATCGATTTCATAAACAGTAATGAGACAGGTGAGGTCAGTTTCAGCTCTCTGCCCTCATGAACCTGGAGGAAGCTGGACGATTTTACGTGTCTAATGAGGTAAATCACTGGTAGTGGTGGGTATCCGTTTCTTGTCTGAGTAACATGGCAGGATCCATAACAAATGAATCCTACTTCATTGGAAGTATTTAAATATCTCTAGACAAGAACTCCCTTTATTGCAGCCCATGGACATCCTCACCCATGTCTGGAATTAGTGGTGGATCCTCCACAGCAGAGCCACTTTAGTTACCTTTGATAAATCCCCTTAAACCACAGCTGGGACAGCTGCTTCTGTGTCATCTTCTCTTTTTGTTTAGGGAATGACTCATTAAACTTCTTTACTCAAATTCACAGATATGTTCCCATGATTCCTGTGCCTATATAACTGGGGGAAAATTTTAGTGATAGTGGTGCACCAAACCACACCTTGTGCTTTTGATAATTTCCCCTGGTTTCCTTCTCTCCCtaatattgattttaaatcaaTGGTTGTTGTCAGAGGTGTTTGCCTGCCTGCTTCCGTGCTTGACAGAACACAATTTTTAATGCATTAATGGGACTATGCTATCCTAGCTTCACCTTCTCTCTAATAGCTGTTCTCAAGAAAATGTTGTATCGAACCATGTAAATGCAACCCTGTGTCAACTACTAGTGATGGGCCCCTTTCACATGTGGTGAAAATTATCAGAGCTCCACTATAGCCATTGGGCCAGATTGCCAGCTGCTGTAGCCTAACATTGCTCCACTTATGTTGTGCAGTTATTTTACTGCCTAGATCATGAGAGAAACCTGAATAAAATCTAGTGGTGAGAGCGGTTTGTTAGAAAAGAATGAATAAATAGTGTTATTTTGCCCGACTGCAGAGAGGGGAACGATCCAGTGTCATGTTCTTCAGTTTTTATTGTTTCCACAAACATTTCTTCATGCTCACTGGGACTTCTGTGtaagaataataattaatcaGACATGGATGAATATATTTATTGCTGGTTCTCATTTTATTCCAGCCAaaccctatttatttatttagccatTTAAATACTTTCCGCTCTACAATAAAATAACAGCCAATCAAAACTCTGTGTGGCCTTGAAAATCTTTTCAAAAGGTACTTTTCAACAATTAAACCCAGTCAAATACCACAAGGTCAAACAACCCAGCAGCAACATAGATATGACAGAAactgagccctcatcccccccacacgcagctcccagaatctCTCACCAGTGTCCCACAGCATGACTACCCAGCCCTAGCCAATCCCATATCTCCCTGTGTGCAGCAGAGAAAGAAGATGACACTTGCTCCGTGCCCTGAAGGTTGACAAACTCATGACAAGTTGGAGCACAGGGGCTATGAATTCCAAAGATGTGGGACTCTCATGTATAACAACCTGACAAAAAGCCTCCTCCCATAGACCAATGAGGCTCCAGCTCTGttacttccactgactttaactgTGGCAGAGGGTGACCTGTAGATCCATTAGATAGAGTTTTATGGCAGAGAATCCAAGTTGGTTAAAGGagtaaggtgcctaaatacccttgGAACTCAGTCAGAGCTGTATGCCTAACTTTCAGCCCACATGTCAAAATGGTCATATTAGAATCAGCCTGGAAGCCAGCAGCGAGCTCATGCAGAAGAGAGATATAAGATATGGTCATGGGAAGAAACATTGCATGGACACTTTACAGGTACACCAGGAAAGAAGAGGTTTCATTCTCATCTCATTTCGagtggtataaatctggagttaCTCTAGATATTCAGAGGTATATCTGAGCTCAGACTCCAATTCATGGTCCTTGTTTAAAATATAAGTTGAGGTTTTTAAAGGGAACTAAGAGACTTGGGCACCCAAATTTCCATTCAAATTGGGCCCATGATGCACGATGTATTTATATTAAAACTAGGTGTAGGATTTGCAATGGATGTAAGGAATTTGGGGACCTATCTCCTGTTGACCCCCATTGCCCTTTTGAAAGTCCCAACAAAAACAATACAGTTTAAGATTTATATTTTCTCCGTGTATGATACCAAAGGCTACATGGTAACAGCCTTTGAGTTAACTGAAACATTTACCTgcctggggagaaaaaaaaatcacaattgccTTGAATATATTTGCCAGCCCAGCATTTTCCTGAGGGCTCCCTTcacctctttgttcctcaggctgtagatgatggggtttaacaTGGGTGTGAAGACCgtgtaggagagagagatgagcttCTTGGTGTCTGGGGAGTAGCCGGATTTAGGTCGGAAATAGGTCAAGCCAGCTGTGCTGTAGAACAGAGTCACCAccatgaggtgagaggagcaggtggagaaggtcTTGAGTCTGCCTTCAGCCGAGGGTATcctcaggatggtggagatgatgcAGATGTAGGAGACCAGGATGAGGATGAAGGGGAACAATACAATTACAATGGTGCCAGTCACAGCATACATCTCGAATAGGTAGGTGTCCCCACACACCAGTTTCAACACCGGGGGGCTGTCACAGAAGAAgtggttgatttcagtgggaccacagAAGGGAAAACTGAACAGCCAAGTCGTCTGCACTGTACCTACAGGAATCCCTGAGACCCATGAAGTCACTGCCAGCTGGACACAAATCCTCCTGTTCATGACGACTGTATAGCGCAGCGGGTTGCATATTGCCACATAGCGGTCGTAGGCCATGGCGGCCAGGAGGAAGCACTCTGTGCtgccaaagaagaagaagaaatacatCTGCAAGATGCAGCCATGGAAGAAGATGGTTTGATTGGCAGACAGGAGGTTCGCCAGCATCTTAGGGACAATAACTGAGGTGAAGCAGATCTCCAGGCAGGACAAGTTCTGGAGGAAGAAGTACATCGGGCTTTGTAGAGCAGGCTCCACTGTTGTGATGAGGATGATGAGAATGTTACCCATCAGAGTTATCACGTAAGCAGCCAGGAATACCACAAAGAGCAGGCGCTGGAGCTGGGGGAGATTGGAGAACCCTAGGAGAATGAACTCAGTGACCATGGTCTGGTTGGCCCAGGTCATTCTGTCACCATTCAGGGTAATTTCATCTATATTTCCCCCCTAATGttccaccaagggcacccactctacgCTCTGAGCTCCgcagctgtcacctctctgggGTAGAGACTCATGTCTCTCCCTCTTTACCAGAGCGCTTCGAGCCCTGCCTACATTCTAATTTCCCCAGTAAGCCAGACTGCCTTAGCAGGCCTACATCTgtgctttcctttctcttccaagCCTACAAACGGATTAATTCCCCCCAGCTATATGCTACCATGCAATTCTTTCTAAGCAAGAACGTTTactcttaaggtgaaagcattacagagaaaacatattaaaataataaaagaacctatatGCATGCTCATAAGATAACCAGAGATCACCTCAACTCCAGCAAGGGCTCTGCTAGGAGTTGTTCCTTCCAAACCCACCAAAGGGTTTTTCTGAGGTTACAAGTTCATAGCAGCATTAGCTCAGAACTCACACATGCATGAAAACTTTTGCCTCTCCTTTATACAGCCTGGACCTTTGTTTTTCAGATTccaggaacaggtaatcagccGAGAATAGCTctctcctcagggcatagcttcaaatgGCTGGGTTGTTGCGTAACCGAATGGGTGACATTTACATTCACCTCAACCTAGAGCTTCCCAGGAAAGCCACCAATCAGTGTATGTTCTAAATGTATATTCTTGTCTGGCCCATTCCTTAGTACAATCCTTTGAAGCTCATATGACTGCCAAGGGTTCACCACCCCTCTCCCATTCTGGACAGGTTACAGATAATCCTGGCCCACAATAAATTATAAACCAttaatttaatacaatggactccaaagatacttaaacttaattcaataaggtttttcaaggatattgcaggaaattgccatatctgcaACACATTCTTCTAAACATTCTTAATCTGAGTCTGAATGAGGTTACGAAGAGAGTAATCCATTTCTCCTGAAGCCTTCAGATTTCCCGTCCTCTTTGGTAAGTTTAGTTATGTTCAGTGGAATTCACGCTGCAGGCAAGGTagtatttcctctctctctgattGTCATGGAAAGTGGTCAGAAGTGTCACCTTCTGGACTACCCCATTTATGATCCACCTTCTGTTCCTGAGGCAGCCACTGACTATGAGCAAGATATTAAAATCTCTGAGTAATATAGTGTGATGGAAACGCTCTGTTATTTCAAGCCAGTGTCAGAGTACAAGTGGAAGCCAATAGAAGTCTGTGATCTGCAAAACATacaagaatgaaaaacaaaacaaaacacaaaagtaACTAGGAAATTGTTTGGACTGTGGTTTTCACAGCCTTTAACTG from Malaclemys terrapin pileata isolate rMalTer1 chromosome 12, rMalTer1.hap1, whole genome shotgun sequence includes the following:
- the LOC128845918 gene encoding olfactory receptor 10A4-like encodes the protein MTWANQTMVTEFILLGFSNLPQLQRLLFVVFLAAYVITLMGNILIILITTVEPALQSPMYFFLQNLSCLEICFTSVIVPKMLANLLSANQTIFFHGCILQMYFFFFFGSTECFLLAAMAYDRYVAICNPLRYTVVMNRRICVQLAVTSWVSGIPVGTVQTTWLFSFPFCGPTEINHFFCDSPPVLKLVCGDTYLFEMYAVTGTIVIVLFPFILILVSYICIISTILRIPSAEGRLKTFSTCSSHLMVVTLFYSTAGLTYFRPKSGYSPDTKKLISLSYTVFTPMLNPIIYSLRNKEVKGALRKMLGWQIYSRQL